The Phalacrocorax carbo chromosome 28, bPhaCar2.1, whole genome shotgun sequence genome has a window encoding:
- the LOC135318083 gene encoding scale keratin-like, translated as MSCYDLCPPKTSVAVPQPIAESCNELCARQCPDSTAFIQPPPVVVTFPGPILSSFPQQAVVGSSGAPAFGGSLGLGGLYGAGATQGSGGLCTFGRPYASPACSPCVLPRYTRKLWDTCGPC; from the coding sequence ATGTCTTGCTACGACCTGTGCCCACCAAAAACCAGCGTCGCTGTCCCGCAGCCCATTGCCGAGAGCTGCAACGAGCTGTGCGCCCGCCAGTGCCCCGACTCCACGGCCTTCATCCAGCCGCCCCCCGTCGTCGTCACCTtccccggccccatcctcagctccttcccccagcaagCCGTGGTGGGCTCCTCCGGAGCACCGGCCTttgggggctccctggggctggggggcctcTACGGTGCCGGGGCCACGCAGGGCTCGGGGGGCCTCTGCACCTTTGGCAGACCCTACGCTTCTCCCGCCTGCAGCCCTTGTGTCTTGCCCCGCTACACCAGGAAGCTGTGGGACACCTGTGGGCCCTGCTAG
- the LOC104051173 gene encoding scale keratin, giving the protein MSCYDLCSTAVGGINRPQPLADSGNEPCVRQCPDSTTVIQPPPVVVTFPGPILSSFPQDSIVGSSGAPVLGGYGGSLGYGGLYGYGGYGSSLGYGGLYGYGGSSLGCGGLWGYGGSLGYRGLYGYGRPYGSAYCSPYSYRYNRYGRGSCGPC; this is encoded by the coding sequence ATGTCTTGCTACGACCTGTGCTCCACTGCCGTTGGTGGTATCAaccgcccccagcccctcgctgaCAGTGGGAATGAACCGTGCGTCCGCCAGTGCCCCGACTCCACGACTGTGATCCAGCCACCTCCAGTCGTCGTCACCTTCcctggccccatcctcagctccttccctcaGGATTCCATTGTGGGATCCTCTGGAGCACCCGTCCTTGGGGGCTATGGGGGCTCCCTGGGCTATGGGGGTCTGTATGGCTATGGGGGCTATGGCTCCTCCCTGGGCTATGGGGGTCTGTATGGATATGGGGGCTCTTCCCTGGGCTGTGGAGGTCTGTGGGGCTATGGGGGCTCCCTGGGTTACAGGGGCCTCTATGGCTATGGTAGACCCTATGGTTCTGCCTATTGCAGCCCTTACTCCTACCGGTACAACAGGTACGGCCGTGGCAGCTGCGGGCCCTGCTAA